DNA from Rosa rugosa chromosome 6, drRosRugo1.1, whole genome shotgun sequence:
TGACCCTATCAATGGTGTTACATCTCCTGATCAGGTTTGATAACCATACTGATAGCTTTTCCATCTGTATAATTTATATCTGCAATCATATTGGAAAAAGTTGAATGGAATGTAattcttgtatatatttttatttatcagCAACAATATGATGAGAAGAACATCAGGCGGAGGGTATATGATGCCCTGAATGTTCTAATGGCAATGGATATTATATCCAAGGATAAAAAGGAAATACAATGGAAGGGTCTGCCTCGAACCAGCCTGAATGATATTGAAGAACTGAAGGTTTGATTCCTGGTCTCTATTTCCTGTCTTGTGTATCAGATGGAATTTATCTGTAATCCTTGATCAGAATTGAGCTTATACAACTAATTAACTGTACTTCATGCAGACTGAGCGCCTAGGACTAAGGAGTAGGATTGAAAAGAAAGCTGTCTATCTGCAAGAACTAGAGGAACAAGTATGAATAGCTATTTTCTATCCTTTCATGCTTTGAAACGTTTGCCCAGTACCTTTACATGTTGCTTGGTTCAGGTCTATAATCTTTAAAATAGGTTTAAACCTGCTATACATGGTAGTCAGCATGATGTCTGCACACACTGACTTATCTCTTGGATCAGTATGTAGGTCTTCAAAACCTGATACAACGAAATGAGCAATTATACTGCTCTGGAGATGCTCCCAGTGGGGGTGTGTCTTTACCTTTCATTCTTGTGCAGGTATGTCTATTTCTCTTGTATCACTCTTTACATTCTGAGAATAGATCAGAAAGAAAGTATATTGAAGTTTATGACAAAATAAGGGTACAAACTTGTTGTTCCTACACATATAACAATAACCCCATGTGAACTgccaatctttttttttatatacaaAAAAACCTTATGTGAAGTGCCTTATGGTCTCTGTTGTCTCGTAGATAGTCTAGTTGCTTCTTTCATGTCTCTTAttgtttcttttcaatttcCTATTAACCCTGACTCGTGGATGCTAGACTCGCCCCCATGCAACTGTTGAGGTGGAAATATCAGAGGATATGCAACTGGTGCATTTTGACTTCAATAGGTAACTGCTTGTCTATATATGTTATAATCGGGAACATAATGACATATTCAGGTGGTATCATTTGAAGGGCATTGTCTGCTATAGATGTACTGAGAGTTGTCACTTTCACCAATATGCTATAATGATGTTGATGGGGATCTACACTGCATAATGATAGCAGCATTGAGCTATGCCAGAATTTATTATATTCAATCTTTTATGATCGTTTGATTatatttggttttctttttgcaGCACCCCATTTGAGCTCCATGATGATAACTATGTCTTAAAGGCAATGAAATTCTGTGAAAGGTCGCAGGGTGATGGTAATCATGGTATGACACAAAACTACGTTGCAGATGGAGGAGAAGGGTGTAGCATGGCAGCCATGTATCAACAGCAGATCCCTTCGCAGATCCCTCTTCCTCCAATGGTGAACACACCTGTCAGGCCTCCCACCTCACCACCTCTTCCGGGGATAATAAAAGCACGCGTGAAGCATGAGCATTGATATGCAATTGCAAGCTTATTAATCAGGCCATGGGCAATGATATTA
Protein-coding regions in this window:
- the LOC133714877 gene encoding transcription factor-like protein DPB; translated protein: MGTRSQQPNRADDDDDMPGAQSVSMSGSMGSPSSRSEQTPAGDNSSLRLNHPDVNGDDAGSVGKKKKRGQRAAGGDKNGRGLRQFSMKVCEKVESKGRTTYNEVADELVAEFSDPINGVTSPDQQQYDEKNIRRRVYDALNVLMAMDIISKDKKEIQWKGLPRTSLNDIEELKTERLGLRSRIEKKAVYLQELEEQYVGLQNLIQRNEQLYCSGDAPSGGVSLPFILVQTRPHATVEVEISEDMQLVHFDFNSTPFELHDDNYVLKAMKFCERSQGDGNHGMTQNYVADGGEGCSMAAMYQQQIPSQIPLPPMVNTPVRPPTSPPLPGIIKARVKHEH